One part of the Sorangiineae bacterium MSr11954 genome encodes these proteins:
- a CDS encoding acylase, which yields MKKLTLVFLVAACACSTSGCRDNEVAAWRRQAQNVTIVRDDWGIPHVYGKSDADAVFGLMYAQAEDDFNRVETNYLNAMGRLAEAEGEAEVYRDLRMKLFIDPEKMKAEYRESPAWLKALMDAYANGLNYYLHEHPKVKPRVIERFEPWMALTFSEGSIGGDIERVSLPQLEAFYGKNPAPEPAAPPPPAEPKGSNGFAIAPFNSSSGHALLWINPHTSFFFRAEAQVVSDEGLNAYGALTWGQFFVYQGFNERAGWMHTSSGVDCIDEYLETVVRKDGGLFYRYGNEERPLKASKITVPYKTASGVAHKEFTVYATHHGPIVREADGKWVSVRLMQEPMKALMQSYTRTKAKNVKAFKEVMELHANSSNNTVFADAEGNIAYFHANFIPRRDTSFDWSKPVDGSNPATEWRGLHSVDEAPNVVNPPNGWIQNTNNWPYSAAGPYSPKIGDYPSYVDRNVENPRGVHAIRVLKDKKDFTNDKLIAAAFDSYLTEFEVLVPTLLKAYDELPDASPLKAKLAEPIALLRTWDLRWSLESVPTSLAVFWGEDLWLRVTADAARAGVTIYEYMETKASSQQRLDAFAAAVDKLAADFGTWKTPWGDINRLQRLTGDIVQKFDDKAPSIPVPFTSARWGSLASFGARSANGTKKLYGTSGNSFLAVVEFGDRVKAKAITVGGESGDPASPHFGDQSVRYTTGNLRDVYFYRSQLEGHTERQYHPGE from the coding sequence ATGAAGAAGCTTACCCTCGTCTTTTTGGTTGCGGCCTGCGCCTGCTCGACCTCGGGCTGTCGGGACAACGAGGTCGCCGCCTGGCGGCGTCAGGCACAAAACGTCACCATCGTCCGAGATGATTGGGGGATCCCGCACGTCTATGGAAAGAGCGATGCCGATGCTGTGTTCGGTTTGATGTACGCTCAAGCCGAAGACGACTTCAATCGGGTCGAGACGAACTACCTCAACGCCATGGGCCGGCTGGCCGAAGCCGAAGGCGAGGCGGAGGTGTACCGCGATCTGCGCATGAAGCTCTTCATCGACCCCGAAAAAATGAAGGCCGAGTACCGCGAGAGCCCCGCGTGGCTGAAGGCGCTGATGGATGCCTATGCCAATGGGCTGAATTATTATCTGCACGAGCACCCCAAGGTGAAGCCGCGCGTGATCGAGCGCTTCGAGCCATGGATGGCGCTGACCTTCAGCGAGGGCAGCATCGGCGGCGACATCGAGCGCGTATCCCTCCCGCAGCTCGAGGCGTTCTATGGCAAGAACCCCGCGCCCGAGCCGGCGGCGCCGCCCCCGCCGGCGGAGCCCAAAGGGTCCAACGGCTTTGCCATCGCGCCGTTCAACAGCAGCTCGGGCCATGCGCTCCTCTGGATCAATCCGCACACCTCTTTCTTCTTCCGCGCCGAGGCGCAGGTGGTGAGCGACGAAGGCCTGAACGCGTATGGCGCGCTCACCTGGGGCCAGTTCTTCGTGTACCAGGGCTTCAACGAGCGGGCGGGGTGGATGCACACCTCGAGCGGCGTGGACTGCATCGACGAGTACCTCGAGACGGTGGTGCGCAAAGATGGAGGCCTCTTTTACCGCTATGGAAACGAAGAGCGCCCGCTCAAGGCCTCCAAAATCACGGTGCCCTACAAAACCGCGAGCGGGGTGGCGCACAAGGAGTTTACGGTTTATGCGACGCACCACGGTCCCATCGTGCGCGAGGCCGACGGCAAATGGGTGAGCGTGCGGTTGATGCAGGAGCCCATGAAGGCCCTGATGCAGTCGTACACCCGCACCAAGGCGAAGAACGTCAAGGCGTTCAAGGAGGTCATGGAGCTCCACGCCAACTCGTCCAACAACACGGTGTTCGCCGACGCGGAGGGCAACATCGCTTATTTCCACGCGAACTTCATCCCGAGGCGGGACACCTCCTTCGATTGGAGCAAGCCGGTCGATGGCAGCAATCCGGCCACCGAGTGGAGAGGCCTGCACAGCGTGGACGAGGCGCCCAACGTGGTCAACCCGCCCAACGGCTGGATTCAAAATACGAACAACTGGCCCTACTCGGCCGCGGGGCCCTACAGCCCCAAGATCGGCGATTATCCGAGCTACGTGGATCGAAATGTGGAGAACCCGCGCGGCGTTCATGCGATTCGCGTGCTGAAGGACAAGAAAGACTTTACGAACGACAAGCTCATCGCGGCGGCGTTCGACAGCTACCTCACGGAGTTCGAGGTCCTCGTCCCCACCTTGCTGAAGGCGTACGACGAGCTCCCCGATGCGAGCCCGCTCAAGGCCAAGCTGGCCGAGCCCATCGCGCTCTTGCGCACATGGGATCTGCGTTGGTCGCTGGAGTCGGTGCCCACGTCGCTGGCCGTCTTCTGGGGCGAAGATCTCTGGCTGCGCGTTACGGCGGACGCCGCGCGCGCGGGCGTGACGATTTACGAGTACATGGAGACGAAGGCGTCGTCGCAGCAGCGCCTGGACGCGTTCGCGGCCGCCGTCGACAAGCTCGCGGCCGATTTCGGCACATGGAAGACGCCTTGGGGCGACATCAATCGATTGCAGCGCCTCACGGGCGACATCGTGCAGAAATTCGACGACAAGGCGCCGAGCATCCCGGTGCCCTTCACCTCGGCGCGCTGGGGCTCGCTCGCCTCGTTTGGCGCGCGGAGCGCCAACGGGACCAAGAAGCTTTACGGCACCAGCGGCAACAGCTTCCTCGCCGTCGTCGAGTTTGGCGATCGGGTGAAGGCAAAGGCCATTACGGTGGGCGGCGAGAGCGGTGATCCGGCGTCGCCGCACTTTGGCGATCAATCCGTGCGGTACACCACGGGCAACCTACGCGATGTGTACTTCTATCGCTCGCAGCTGGAAGGGCACACGGAGCGCCAATACCATCCGGGCGAGTGA
- a CDS encoding RidA family protein — protein sequence MNIERIVTHPDPYEPFHLAQGYRVGDLLFISGQAAYDDQGRIVEGDFNAQGDRAMRNLQRALEAGGSSLKNVVKVTIFLTDMGNFQDVVALRKKWFVAPYPADTIVEVRALYTPEAKIEIEAVAVADDKAQRR from the coding sequence ATGAACATCGAACGCATCGTCACCCACCCCGATCCCTACGAACCCTTTCACCTCGCCCAGGGCTACCGCGTCGGAGATCTTCTCTTCATCTCGGGCCAAGCGGCCTACGACGACCAAGGCCGCATCGTGGAGGGCGACTTCAACGCCCAAGGCGACCGCGCCATGCGCAACCTGCAGCGCGCGCTCGAAGCCGGCGGCTCCAGCCTGAAGAACGTGGTCAAGGTGACCATTTTCCTCACCGACATGGGCAACTTCCAAGACGTGGTCGCCCTCCGAAAGAAGTGGTTCGTCGCGCCCTATCCCGCCGACACCATCGTGGAGGTCCGCGCGCTTTACACGCCGGAGGCGAAGATCGAAATCGAAGCGGTCGCCGTCGCCGACGATAAAGCACAACGCCGGTGA
- the gcvA gene encoding transcriptional regulator GcvA: MTDRRHLPSLSALQAFEAAARHLSVKRAAEELAVTPTAVSHQLRRLELDLGVRLFHRRPRQLLITEEGQRLYPVLRDGFDAFAKAIRSLARSERKAIVLSATQAFAARWLLPRMAQFRARFPDFTLHLHASDDVVDLRAREVDVAIRYGHGNYPGLAVESLFADTFFPVCSPALKVRKPADLRARPLLHFEWRRTGPKTPTWGRWLKKAGIERKDTPSDVVFSEESHAIAAAIAGHGVALLSSLLVQDELTRGTLIRPFGPSLPGFHYHLVHLPETASEAGVVAIRTWLREELAGAHGVRPSV, encoded by the coding sequence ATGACCGACCGCAGGCACCTCCCTTCGCTCTCCGCATTGCAGGCATTCGAGGCGGCCGCGCGACATTTGAGCGTCAAACGAGCCGCCGAAGAGCTCGCGGTCACCCCCACTGCGGTCAGCCATCAGCTGCGGCGGCTCGAGCTCGATCTGGGGGTGCGGCTCTTTCATCGGCGGCCTCGGCAGCTCCTGATCACGGAGGAAGGGCAGCGCCTCTACCCGGTGCTTCGCGATGGCTTCGACGCGTTTGCAAAAGCCATTCGGTCGCTCGCCCGATCGGAGCGCAAGGCCATCGTGCTCTCGGCGACCCAAGCGTTCGCCGCCCGCTGGCTCCTGCCGCGCATGGCCCAATTTCGCGCGCGCTTCCCCGACTTCACGTTGCACTTGCATGCGTCCGACGACGTCGTCGATCTGCGCGCCCGCGAGGTCGACGTGGCCATCCGCTATGGGCACGGGAACTATCCAGGGCTCGCGGTGGAGAGCCTATTTGCCGATACGTTCTTTCCGGTGTGCAGCCCCGCGCTCAAGGTCCGGAAGCCCGCGGATCTGCGCGCGCGGCCGCTCCTTCACTTCGAGTGGCGGCGCACGGGGCCGAAGACGCCGACGTGGGGGCGGTGGCTGAAAAAGGCCGGTATCGAGCGAAAGGATACCCCTTCGGACGTGGTTTTTTCCGAGGAGAGCCACGCCATTGCTGCGGCCATCGCCGGTCATGGGGTGGCGCTTTTGAGCTCTCTTCTGGTCCAGGATGAGCTAACGCGGGGCACGCTGATTCGGCCCTTTGGCCCGAGCCTGCCCGGGTTTCATTACCATCTCGTTCATCTTCCCGAGACGGCGTCCGAGGCGGGCGTGGTGGCCATTCGAACGTGGCTTCGGGAGGAGCTCGCGGGCGCGCACGGCGTACGGCCGTCGGTATAG
- a CDS encoding MerR family transcriptional regulator, with product MAKERLTIGELARRTGTTVKTLRFYSDEGLLPPAGRSPSGYRLYGEDALVRVDLVRTLREAGLGLDAIKEVLQQETSLADALRLRLAAVEAHIASLQRIGAALRAALRSEPNEDDIRRLCAVTRLSHEERKAVIERFYENVMHGIDVDEEWKREVIAKSMPKFPDPTTPAQLDAWIELVELVSDPTLVANLRRMAQVTIDKVELAAIQHAGQAITEAVQDAVVRGIAPASEEGRAIAERYASAFAEGRKVALSDDVRRDLRARFSVDPRQSRYWELLAVLNDTPETARQLAQGKWISQAVLHHLPA from the coding sequence ATGGCGAAAGAGCGGCTGACCATAGGCGAGCTCGCGCGTCGTACGGGAACGACGGTGAAGACGCTGCGCTTCTACTCCGACGAAGGGTTGCTCCCTCCGGCGGGGCGATCGCCCAGCGGCTATCGACTGTACGGGGAAGATGCGCTCGTGCGCGTCGATCTCGTCCGTACGTTGCGCGAAGCGGGCCTTGGCCTCGACGCGATCAAAGAGGTGCTCCAGCAAGAGACATCGCTCGCGGACGCACTCCGGCTCCGGCTCGCGGCCGTCGAGGCGCACATCGCCTCGCTGCAGCGCATTGGCGCCGCCTTGCGTGCAGCGCTTCGCTCCGAGCCCAACGAAGACGACATCAGGAGGTTGTGCGCCGTGACCCGATTGTCCCACGAAGAACGAAAAGCCGTCATCGAGCGATTCTACGAAAACGTGATGCACGGCATCGACGTCGATGAAGAGTGGAAGCGCGAGGTAATTGCCAAGAGCATGCCGAAGTTTCCGGACCCCACCACGCCCGCGCAGCTCGACGCATGGATCGAGCTCGTCGAACTCGTATCGGATCCCACCTTGGTCGCGAACCTGCGGCGCATGGCGCAGGTCACCATCGACAAAGTCGAGCTGGCCGCCATCCAACACGCCGGCCAAGCGATCACCGAGGCCGTGCAGGACGCCGTCGTCCGCGGGATCGCGCCCGCGTCGGAGGAGGGGCGCGCCATCGCGGAGCGCTACGCTTCGGCGTTCGCGGAGGGCCGAAAAGTCGCCCTCTCCGACGATGTGCGACGCGATCTTCGCGCCCGTTTCAGCGTCGACCCGCGCCAATCGCGCTACTGGGAGCTCCTCGCCGTGTTGAACGACACGCCGGAGACGGCCCGCCAGCTCGCTCAGGGAAAATGGATTTCCCAGGCGGTGCTGCACCATTTGCCGGCGTGA
- a CDS encoding LysE family translocator: MFVDPHLLAAFVVTTLIAMLVPGPDMLFVLGCGIRGGPRAGLLATCGVATSEAIHVALAAAGLSALFAAVPTAFAVVRFIGAGYLIYLGVQSIRHRGRLELDTKSSEVAARGRTYFVRGMMTNLLNPKMVTFTVALLPQFVKPELGNVWAQFAVLGVILVAFEFLVDGTVGVLAGRIGAFLRRRRAVQRGLDVAAGGIFIGLGVRLAVHE; this comes from the coding sequence ATGTTCGTCGACCCCCATCTCCTGGCCGCGTTCGTCGTCACCACATTGATCGCCATGCTGGTCCCCGGCCCCGATATGCTCTTCGTGCTCGGGTGCGGCATTCGCGGCGGCCCGCGCGCGGGCCTCTTGGCCACGTGCGGCGTCGCCACCAGCGAAGCGATCCATGTGGCGCTGGCGGCGGCCGGGCTCAGCGCGCTCTTCGCCGCCGTGCCGACGGCGTTTGCGGTCGTGCGCTTCATCGGGGCCGGCTACTTGATTTACTTGGGGGTTCAATCGATCCGCCACCGCGGCCGCCTCGAGCTCGACACGAAATCGAGCGAGGTGGCGGCGCGCGGGCGAACGTATTTCGTGCGCGGGATGATGACGAACCTGCTGAACCCAAAGATGGTGACCTTCACCGTCGCGTTGCTCCCGCAGTTCGTCAAACCCGAGCTCGGAAATGTATGGGCACAATTCGCCGTTCTCGGTGTCATCCTGGTGGCATTCGAGTTCCTCGTCGATGGCACGGTGGGCGTGCTGGCCGGCCGAATCGGGGCATTTTTACGGCGCCGCCGCGCCGTGCAACGCGGCCTCGACGTGGCCGCGGGAGGAATCTTCATCGGACTGGGGGTGCGCCTCGCCGTTCACGAGTGA
- a CDS encoding zinc ribbon domain-containing protein, with the protein MMSVTCPKCGAPNSDTAMGCTTCGHSFVITLPGNPAWSQSVGSFAPPPPLQEPGEAKTALIASIVAFFCCGPLAAPYAIIKALAAKRIIAANPGTPGETKANIALGISALSLLSWIFWGIHLLSARL; encoded by the coding sequence ATGATGTCCGTCACCTGCCCGAAGTGCGGAGCGCCGAACAGCGATACCGCGATGGGGTGCACCACGTGCGGTCACTCCTTCGTCATCACGCTGCCGGGGAATCCAGCCTGGTCTCAGTCGGTTGGTTCGTTTGCACCACCCCCGCCCCTGCAGGAGCCGGGCGAGGCGAAGACCGCCTTGATCGCATCCATCGTGGCCTTCTTTTGCTGCGGCCCATTGGCTGCCCCTTACGCCATCATCAAGGCGCTCGCCGCCAAACGGATCATCGCGGCCAACCCCGGCACGCCGGGAGAAACCAAAGCGAACATCGCGCTCGGCATCAGCGCATTGAGCCTCTTGTCCTGGATTTTTTGGGGGATTCACCTGCTATCGGCGCGCTTGTAG
- a CDS encoding CAP domain-containing protein has translation MKANLGSPKRSNAGAKAVRAALRVIGMCVCPLLALACSDGGDGSGSPPGGGNGTPIGDGQAGAEASRICVDKINAYRATLSLPPLARWSDNESCVSGQAKSDSETGKVHGAFGKCSEMAQNECPGWKGPPETMIPDCLAQMWAEGPGDDFSKHGHYITMSSNKYTKVACGFYTTSNGKVWAIQDFR, from the coding sequence ATGAAAGCGAATCTTGGAAGTCCGAAACGATCGAACGCCGGAGCAAAGGCCGTAAGGGCCGCGCTCCGAGTGATCGGCATGTGCGTCTGTCCGCTCCTTGCCCTGGCGTGCAGCGACGGCGGCGATGGATCCGGCTCTCCGCCCGGTGGCGGGAATGGTACGCCGATCGGAGATGGCCAAGCTGGCGCGGAGGCGTCGCGTATCTGTGTCGACAAGATCAACGCCTATCGCGCCACGTTGAGCCTTCCCCCGCTCGCGCGATGGTCGGACAACGAGTCGTGCGTCAGCGGTCAGGCCAAGAGCGACTCCGAGACGGGTAAGGTCCATGGCGCCTTCGGCAAGTGCTCCGAGATGGCGCAAAACGAGTGCCCCGGTTGGAAGGGCCCCCCCGAAACGATGATCCCCGACTGCCTCGCGCAAATGTGGGCCGAGGGGCCCGGCGACGATTTCTCGAAGCACGGCCACTACATCACCATGAGCAGCAACAAGTACACGAAGGTGGCTTGTGGCTTCTACACGACCTCGAACGGTAAGGTTTGGGCCATTCAAGACTTCCGATGA
- a CDS encoding M20 family metallopeptidase — protein MLNIEHAAAFAERIWEDAIVPVLTDYIRIPNKSPAFDPAWREHGHMDKAVALIEEWCRAQPIPGLRVDVLRLPNRTPVILMEVPGEGDDTVLLYGHLDKQPEFTGWREGLAPWTPVREGDRLYGRGGADDGYSSFAALSALRLLSEQRLAHARCVVLIEAAEESGSPDLPAYIEAFADRIGSPSLVVCLDSGCGNYEQLWSTTSLRGYVGGTLDVRILTEGVHSGSASGIVPSTFRIARQLISRIEDEQTGRVLLEALHTEIPAVRRAQAEKVAEVLGDEVWTQFPWVKGAHAVTDDRTTALLAHTWEPALSVIGAEGLPPIANAGNVLRPMTQLKLSMRIPPHVDPAEATEALRAVLERDPPYGAHVRFVPVRGGEGWNAPELAPWLERALNDASMAFFGKPSLAMGEGGTIPFMAMLGEKFPEAQFVITGVLGPQSNAHGPNEFLHLPTAKKLTCAVASILLEHRSRGARG, from the coding sequence ATGCTGAACATCGAGCACGCTGCCGCGTTCGCCGAGCGCATTTGGGAGGACGCCATCGTCCCGGTCTTGACCGATTACATTCGGATCCCGAACAAGTCGCCCGCGTTCGATCCAGCATGGCGCGAGCACGGTCATATGGACAAAGCCGTGGCCCTCATCGAGGAGTGGTGCCGTGCCCAGCCGATTCCGGGGCTGCGGGTGGACGTGCTCCGCCTGCCGAACCGCACGCCGGTCATCCTCATGGAGGTGCCCGGCGAAGGAGACGACACCGTTCTCCTCTATGGCCACCTCGACAAGCAGCCGGAGTTCACCGGCTGGCGTGAAGGGCTCGCCCCTTGGACCCCGGTGCGCGAAGGCGATCGGCTCTACGGGCGCGGCGGCGCCGACGATGGCTATTCCAGCTTTGCGGCGCTCTCGGCGCTTCGATTGCTCAGCGAGCAGCGGCTCGCGCACGCGCGCTGCGTGGTGCTCATCGAGGCGGCCGAGGAGAGCGGCAGCCCCGATTTGCCAGCCTATATCGAGGCGTTCGCCGATCGCATCGGCAGCCCGAGCCTGGTCGTCTGCCTCGATTCGGGCTGCGGCAATTACGAGCAACTCTGGTCCACCACGTCGCTGCGCGGGTACGTCGGCGGCACCCTGGACGTGCGCATCTTGACCGAGGGCGTTCACTCGGGCAGCGCGAGCGGCATCGTCCCTTCGACGTTTCGAATCGCACGGCAGCTGATCTCGCGCATCGAGGACGAGCAGACGGGGCGCGTGCTGCTCGAGGCGCTTCACACGGAGATCCCGGCCGTGCGGCGCGCCCAGGCCGAGAAGGTCGCGGAGGTGCTCGGCGACGAAGTGTGGACGCAATTTCCCTGGGTGAAGGGCGCGCACGCCGTGACGGACGATCGCACCACGGCGCTCCTGGCGCACACGTGGGAACCCGCGCTGAGCGTGATTGGCGCCGAGGGGCTCCCGCCGATCGCGAACGCCGGCAACGTGCTGCGGCCGATGACGCAGCTCAAACTGAGCATGCGCATCCCGCCCCACGTCGATCCCGCCGAGGCCACCGAGGCGCTGCGCGCGGTGCTCGAGCGCGATCCGCCGTACGGCGCGCACGTGCGCTTCGTGCCGGTTCGGGGTGGCGAGGGGTGGAACGCGCCCGAGCTCGCGCCCTGGCTGGAGCGAGCGTTGAACGACGCGTCGATGGCCTTCTTTGGAAAGCCGTCGCTCGCCATGGGCGAGGGAGGAACCATCCCGTTCATGGCCATGCTGGGCGAAAAATTCCCCGAGGCGCAGTTCGTCATCACCGGCGTGCTCGGCCCTCAGTCGAACGCGCACGGCCCAAACGAGTTTTTGCACCTGCCCACGGCCAAGAAGCTCACGTGCGCGGTCGCGAGCATCTTGCTCGAGCATCGGTCGCGCGGCGCACGCGGCTAG
- a CDS encoding aldehyde dehydrogenase family protein has product MANEHTKLALHWIDGQWVDSGLHRDSIDPATYQVIGRYADAGVTPLVQRGIAARLREQLAQRVNRVVEDAIGAGAQVIVRGGPITDGPLAKGAFYRPTLLEVTDPKLPIVQQETFGPVLTLQIFDTEAEAVALANDSIAALLDLVVHDAPVVDPHGARLHLARDPQRTIHVTRPNAGRQPVDEQSGLGRLNGVAAMDDFIEYKHITLTSGVIPS; this is encoded by the coding sequence GTGGCGAACGAGCACACGAAGCTTGCATTGCATTGGATTGACGGACAATGGGTCGACTCCGGCCTTCATCGCGATAGCATCGACCCGGCCACGTACCAGGTCATCGGCCGATACGCCGACGCCGGCGTCACCCCTCTCGTGCAGCGCGGTATCGCGGCGCGCTTGCGCGAGCAGCTCGCGCAGCGCGTGAATCGCGTCGTGGAGGACGCGATCGGGGCCGGCGCGCAGGTCATCGTGCGCGGCGGGCCCATCACGGACGGACCGCTGGCAAAGGGCGCGTTCTACCGCCCCACCTTGCTCGAGGTGACCGATCCCAAGCTGCCCATCGTGCAACAGGAGACGTTCGGGCCCGTGCTCACCCTGCAGATCTTCGACACGGAGGCCGAGGCCGTCGCGCTCGCAAACGACAGCATAGCCGCCCTCCTCGATCTCGTCGTACACGACGCCCCAGTCGTTGATCCACACGGTGCCCGCTTGCACCTCGCGCGCGATCCGCAACGGACGATCCACGTCACGCGTCCAAATGCTGGCCGCCAACCCGTAGATGAACAGAGCGGCCTCGGACGCCTCAATGGCGTGGCGGCGATGGACGATTTCATCGAATACAAACACATCACACTTACCAGCGGCGTCATTCCGAGCTAA
- a CDS encoding GMC oxidoreductase — protein MQDENDLLEAVRSTLDTYHHPTSTAPMGAADDPGAVVDFLGAVRAVTGLRVVDASIIPDVPAVATHVTTLMAAEHIARLIS, from the coding sequence GTGCAAGACGAGAACGATTTACTCGAGGCCGTCCGTTCTACGTTGGATACGTACCATCACCCCACGTCCACCGCCCCCATGGGCGCGGCGGACGATCCGGGCGCCGTGGTGGACTTTTTGGGCGCCGTGCGCGCGGTGACGGGGCTGCGCGTGGTGGACGCGTCCATTATCCCCGACGTACCTGCGGTGGCGACCCATGTGACGACCCTCATGGCCGCCGAGCACATCGCGCGCCTCATTTCCTAA
- a CDS encoding VOC family protein, translating into MIAHISFAVSDYARSKAFYRAALAPLGYTLVMELTPQVTGSVYVAGFGDGSAKHADFFIASAPPGSKANDPMHVAFWAKSPAHVDAFHAAAIISGGNDNGAPGPRAEYGPDDYVAFALDPDGHRLEVWYMKPV; encoded by the coding sequence ATGATCGCCCACATCAGCTTCGCCGTGAGCGACTACGCGCGCAGCAAGGCCTTCTATCGCGCGGCGCTCGCGCCACTGGGCTACACCTTGGTGATGGAGTTGACGCCCCAAGTCACGGGCTCCGTGTACGTGGCCGGCTTCGGAGACGGCAGCGCCAAGCACGCTGATTTTTTCATCGCGAGCGCGCCTCCAGGCTCGAAGGCGAACGATCCCATGCACGTCGCGTTCTGGGCCAAGAGTCCTGCGCACGTGGATGCTTTCCACGCGGCGGCGATCATCTCGGGCGGCAACGACAACGGCGCACCGGGGCCGCGCGCGGAGTATGGGCCCGACGATTACGTGGCGTTCGCCCTCGACCCCGATGGCCATCGGCTCGAGGTCTGGTACATGAAGCCCGTGTGA
- a CDS encoding DJ-1/PfpI family protein codes for MNRPHRVPKPRSVVFVTYEDASGLDLTGPFEVFAQATSMLRDSGSRHPGYAITVLSPNDGPVRASSGLRIVPDTSLARFRGPIDTLIVTGGKGRRQASNEAMLAWLAKWAPRARRYGSVCTGAFLLAAAGLLDGRRVTTHWNRTAQLAQEHPLVHVEAERIFVKDGNVFSSAGVSAGMDLALALVEDDAGPELALAIARYLVMYLRRPGDQSQFSAPLRLQRAKAPTVRDLISWATENPAEDLSVPALARRIGMSERQLSRVFKIEIGESPARAIEALRVEAAEHALASSRASLDEVASKTGFRSAEVMRRAFMRIAHVNPSVYRARFGAASRSVPREESVS; via the coding sequence ATGAACCGCCCCCATCGTGTCCCCAAACCGCGCTCCGTCGTCTTCGTGACGTACGAGGATGCCAGCGGTCTCGACTTAACGGGGCCCTTCGAAGTCTTTGCCCAGGCGACGAGCATGCTCCGCGATTCGGGCAGCCGCCATCCGGGCTATGCCATTACGGTTCTTTCACCGAACGACGGACCGGTACGCGCATCCTCGGGTCTGCGCATCGTCCCCGATACCTCCTTGGCACGATTCCGCGGGCCCATCGACACCCTGATCGTCACCGGTGGCAAGGGCCGGCGCCAAGCCTCCAACGAAGCGATGCTCGCCTGGCTCGCGAAGTGGGCACCTCGCGCCCGCCGCTACGGATCCGTGTGCACCGGCGCGTTCCTCCTCGCGGCCGCAGGACTGCTCGATGGCCGGCGGGTCACCACGCATTGGAATCGAACGGCGCAGTTGGCCCAGGAGCATCCGCTCGTTCACGTCGAAGCCGAACGCATTTTCGTCAAGGATGGGAACGTGTTCTCCTCGGCCGGCGTGAGCGCGGGGATGGATCTGGCGCTGGCCCTGGTCGAAGACGACGCCGGCCCGGAGTTGGCGCTCGCCATCGCGCGCTATTTGGTCATGTACCTTCGCCGCCCCGGCGATCAGAGCCAGTTCAGCGCGCCGCTGCGGCTCCAGCGCGCGAAGGCCCCCACGGTGCGCGATTTGATCTCGTGGGCCACCGAGAACCCGGCCGAGGATCTGTCCGTCCCCGCGCTCGCGCGGCGAATCGGGATGAGCGAGCGGCAGCTCTCGCGCGTCTTCAAGATCGAAATCGGCGAGTCGCCCGCGCGCGCCATCGAGGCCCTGCGGGTGGAGGCGGCCGAGCACGCCCTCGCATCGTCCCGCGCGAGCCTCGATGAAGTGGCGTCGAAGACCGGCTTTCGCAGCGCGGAGGTCATGCGGCGCGCCTTCATGCGGATCGCCCACGTCAATCCTTCCGTCTACCGCGCCCGGTTCGGCGCCGCGTCGCGCAGCGTCCCGCGCGAGGAGAGCGTCTCGTGA